The following coding sequences lie in one Agrobacterium vitis genomic window:
- a CDS encoding alpha-mannosidase, which yields MSLTYTQRLERIEVRNAEFQFWRARKTVELIGWNFNDQPIAVGEAWPHKTPPIGFTADVTVPEGWPLADTYLYLNLGGESLLSITAQDGSIKRYGLDPYHREFAAPSQSFSLHAQSVPRLPFGEPVRAPKLERAELFWIDRSVDRMGLLMRQIAEALRVLQGHDVVPYLLDAAEQAFYAIDWPSATADYVARTAPAVMQQKIWQLPELKPDPEGLTDAQRATLDQAYEALMARLGELRERFPPQGKVALTGHAHIDLCWLWPYDETRRKMRRTFHTALSIMETSKDFRFNQSTAHYYWQLEEDDPHLLDKIVERAKDGQWETLGGMWIEPDTNMPTGESLTRQILYGQRYFEKRFGTRHSVCWLPDCFGFAGALPQLLKQGGMKSFFTIKVNWSESNHIPADLFWWEGLDGSRVLAHSFDNPMEGYNGFVRPDCITPTWKNYRQKDRHDTTLLCVGYGDGGGGPSPEMVVREEQLRVFPAIPEARWTRVHDFFEDAHAMAKTTPVSVWKGEIYLELHRATLTTQSAIKKLHRKAERSLITAETLASLGHLLGAAKPRSLEPEWRVVLKNEFHDILPGSSIAEVYVDAKAELEQVLIDGAAAQKAAVEAILKQVPEGNDGAVLVINPTLSARPIRLTLNDKSIATDGMVPALGVSVLPAGALGPKPGLKATQNTLENDIIKVTLADDGSIASILHKTSGREAVEGGANRLFAYTADKPRNWDAWDVEEDYGQKSEELSGYESIELVENTAHRAAIRIKRRWRDSTIVQTLSLAANARRLDIFTEIDWHERRVMLRTENGVAVSAARATCEVAYGVVERPTHSNTSWDEAMFEAPAHRFIDLSEPGFGMALLNDAKYGHSARGNVLGLSLLRSPIYPDPLADEGYQSFTYALMPHEGTWYEGQVREEADDLNQPLIAIPVSDKAAGEWCPLQAAGLEVALSAIKPAEDGDGLIVRVYEPAGRRGGFQLTPPEGWAVSGALSILEEPMEAVDAHALKPFEVKSWRLSKTA from the coding sequence ATGAGCTTAACCTACACCCAACGCCTTGAACGGATCGAAGTTCGCAACGCAGAATTCCAGTTCTGGCGCGCCCGCAAAACAGTCGAACTGATCGGCTGGAATTTCAATGACCAACCCATTGCCGTTGGCGAGGCCTGGCCACACAAGACCCCACCCATTGGCTTCACGGCAGATGTGACCGTGCCGGAAGGCTGGCCGCTGGCAGACACCTATCTTTATCTCAACCTCGGCGGCGAAAGCCTGTTGAGCATCACAGCGCAAGATGGCTCTATCAAGCGCTATGGGCTGGATCCTTACCACCGCGAATTTGCAGCCCCTTCGCAGAGCTTTTCGCTCCATGCGCAATCCGTTCCGCGCCTGCCGTTTGGTGAGCCGGTACGCGCACCCAAGCTTGAACGGGCGGAGCTGTTCTGGATCGATCGTTCCGTGGACCGCATGGGACTGCTGATGCGCCAGATTGCCGAAGCACTCAGGGTCTTGCAAGGCCATGATGTGGTGCCTTATCTGCTGGATGCCGCAGAACAGGCCTTCTACGCCATCGATTGGCCATCAGCGACGGCAGACTATGTGGCGCGCACCGCCCCTGCGGTGATGCAGCAAAAGATCTGGCAACTGCCAGAGCTGAAACCCGACCCGGAAGGTCTGACCGACGCCCAGCGCGCCACACTGGATCAGGCCTATGAGGCGCTGATGGCGCGTCTTGGCGAACTTCGTGAACGCTTCCCTCCGCAGGGCAAGGTGGCATTGACCGGCCATGCCCATATCGATCTGTGCTGGCTGTGGCCCTATGATGAGACCCGCCGCAAAATGCGCCGGACCTTCCACACGGCACTGTCGATCATGGAAACATCGAAGGATTTCCGCTTCAACCAGTCCACCGCGCATTATTACTGGCAGCTTGAGGAGGATGATCCTCACCTGCTCGACAAAATCGTTGAGCGCGCCAAAGACGGCCAGTGGGAAACGCTGGGCGGCATGTGGATTGAGCCGGATACCAATATGCCCACAGGCGAAAGCCTGACCCGGCAAATCCTCTACGGTCAGCGCTATTTCGAAAAACGTTTTGGCACGCGCCACAGTGTTTGCTGGCTGCCGGATTGCTTTGGTTTTGCCGGAGCACTGCCGCAGCTTCTCAAACAGGGCGGAATGAAAAGCTTCTTTACCATCAAGGTCAATTGGTCCGAAAGCAACCACATCCCCGCCGATCTGTTCTGGTGGGAAGGGCTGGACGGCAGCCGAGTGCTGGCCCACTCGTTCGACAATCCCATGGAAGGCTATAACGGCTTTGTGCGCCCGGATTGCATCACGCCGACATGGAAAAATTATCGCCAGAAAGACCGGCACGACACGACGCTGCTGTGCGTCGGCTATGGCGACGGCGGCGGCGGCCCTAGCCCGGAAATGGTGGTGCGGGAAGAACAGCTTCGTGTGTTTCCTGCGATCCCGGAAGCCCGCTGGACCCGCGTGCACGACTTTTTTGAAGATGCCCATGCAATGGCGAAAACCACGCCCGTTTCCGTGTGGAAAGGTGAGATCTATCTGGAGCTGCACCGCGCCACGCTGACCACGCAAAGCGCCATCAAAAAGCTCCACCGCAAGGCCGAGCGCAGCCTGATTACAGCGGAAACGCTGGCATCCCTTGGCCATCTTCTGGGGGCCGCCAAGCCACGTTCGCTGGAGCCGGAATGGCGGGTGGTGTTGAAAAACGAGTTTCATGACATTTTGCCAGGCTCGTCGATTGCCGAGGTTTATGTGGATGCGAAAGCCGAGCTTGAGCAGGTGCTGATTGATGGTGCGGCTGCGCAAAAGGCGGCTGTTGAAGCCATCCTCAAACAAGTGCCTGAAGGCAATGATGGCGCGGTGCTGGTGATCAATCCCACACTGAGCGCCCGACCAATCCGGCTGACGCTGAATGATAAAAGCATAGCAACTGACGGCATGGTACCTGCCCTTGGTGTGAGCGTTTTGCCCGCCGGCGCTCTTGGCCCCAAACCGGGCCTGAAGGCCACGCAAAACACGTTGGAAAATGACATCATCAAGGTGACGCTGGCCGATGATGGTTCCATCGCCTCTATCCTGCACAAAACATCTGGCCGCGAAGCGGTCGAGGGTGGGGCCAACCGGTTGTTTGCCTATACGGCGGATAAGCCGCGCAATTGGGACGCGTGGGATGTGGAAGAGGATTACGGCCAAAAATCCGAGGAGTTGAGCGGATACGAATCCATCGAACTTGTCGAAAACACCGCCCACCGCGCGGCCATCCGTATCAAACGCCGTTGGCGTGATTCCACTATTGTGCAGACCTTGAGCCTTGCTGCCAACGCTCGCCGTCTCGATATTTTCACCGAAATCGATTGGCATGAACGCCGCGTCATGTTGCGCACGGAAAATGGCGTGGCTGTCAGCGCCGCCCGCGCTACCTGCGAAGTGGCCTACGGCGTGGTGGAACGCCCCACCCATTCCAACACCTCGTGGGATGAGGCGATGTTTGAGGCACCTGCGCATCGGTTTATTGATCTGTCCGAGCCGGGGTTTGGCATGGCGCTGCTGAATGATGCCAAATATGGTCACTCGGCCCGTGGCAATGTGCTGGGCCTTTCCCTGCTGCGCTCGCCGATCTATCCTGATCCGTTGGCAGATGAAGGCTATCAATCCTTCACCTATGCCCTGATGCCCCATGAAGGCACATGGTATGAGGGGCAGGTGCGCGAAGAGGCCGATGATCTGAACCAGCCGCTGATTGCCATTCCTGTGTCAGATAAAGCAGCGGGCGAATGGTGCCCTTTGCAAGCGGCAGGGCTGGAGGTTGCTCTCTCGGCCATCAAACCTGCCGAGGATGGCGATGGCCTGATCGTGCGGGTGTATGAGCCAGCTGGTCGCCGGGGCGGCTTCCAGCTTACACCACCTGAAGGTTGGGCGGTAAGCGGCGCACTCAGCATTTTGGAAGAACCAATGGAAGCGGTGGACGCGCACGCGCTAAAACCCTTTGAGGTGAAGAGTTGGCGTCTGTCGAAAACCGCTTGA
- a CDS encoding ROK family transcriptional regulator — protein sequence MSYSGANGEQAAALNRAIILNAIHRGGPISRTEIAKLSRLTKQAVTRIVDKLLDEGLVMEARRRQGLRGQPAIELEIDPEGAFAIGANIDRDHLTIVAVDAVGNVRGRIHHEARFLLPDAFVKLMEDAVSSFLRRKVITESRLAGIGLAIPDWLGEVQVIGLPNAYSHWSGFDVRTALSHITDHPIYIDNDANAAALGEIEYGLGTEMRSFFYILISACLGGSLVIDGMRHKGAGGLGGEIGWLPTAVTTGPFAGETRPLGDMLSMFVLLDYLADNGVDVATPADLLTLDGRGRALLSGWLKKMAINLAEAVSDIGMVVDPDGIILGGRLPVRLIDELLLYVHEEISRRGALAPSLHRAAASEDAAALGAAAMALADRLCLPSADPAHLSRSPLATAIRPSSINSVLAAAVR from the coding sequence ATGAGTTATTCCGGAGCCAATGGCGAGCAGGCCGCAGCCCTGAACAGGGCCATCATCCTGAACGCCATTCACCGTGGTGGGCCAATTTCGCGCACCGAAATTGCCAAGCTCTCGCGCCTCACAAAGCAGGCTGTCACCCGGATTGTCGATAAACTGCTGGATGAAGGCCTGGTGATGGAGGCGCGCCGCCGGCAAGGCTTGCGCGGCCAACCGGCCATCGAGCTGGAGATTGACCCGGAGGGGGCTTTTGCCATCGGAGCCAATATTGACCGCGATCACCTGACAATTGTGGCGGTGGATGCGGTGGGTAATGTGCGCGGGCGGATTCATCATGAGGCGCGGTTTTTGCTGCCAGATGCCTTTGTAAAGCTGATGGAAGATGCCGTATCGTCCTTCCTGCGCCGCAAGGTTATTACAGAATCACGGCTTGCGGGCATTGGCCTTGCCATTCCCGACTGGCTGGGAGAGGTGCAGGTGATTGGCCTGCCAAACGCGTACAGCCATTGGAGCGGCTTTGACGTGCGTACCGCTCTGTCGCATATCACCGACCACCCCATCTATATCGACAATGACGCCAATGCGGCGGCTTTGGGCGAGATTGAATATGGGCTGGGCACCGAGATGCGCAGCTTTTTCTATATTCTGATATCCGCCTGTCTTGGTGGCAGTCTGGTGATTGACGGTATGCGCCACAAGGGCGCAGGCGGACTGGGTGGCGAAATCGGCTGGCTGCCCACGGCGGTCACAACCGGTCCCTTTGCCGGGGAAACCAGACCGTTGGGCGATATGCTGTCCATGTTCGTGCTGCTCGACTACCTTGCCGACAATGGGGTGGATGTTGCGACACCTGCGGATCTGTTGACGCTGGATGGACGGGGACGCGCCCTTCTCAGCGGTTGGCTGAAGAAAATGGCCATCAACCTTGCCGAAGCCGTCAGCGACATCGGCATGGTGGTGGACCCCGATGGCATTATTCTGGGCGGACGCCTACCTGTGCGGCTGATTGATGAATTGCTGCTCTACGTGCATGAGGAAATCAGTCGTCGAGGAGCCTTGGCCCCAAGCTTACACCGTGCGGCCGCCTCCGAGGATGCCGCAGCCCTTGGCGCTGCCGCCATGGCGCTCGCAGACCGGCTCTGTCTTCCCTCTGCCGATCCAGCGCATCTCAGTCGCTCACCGTTGGCGACAGCGATCCGGCCTTCATCGATCAATTCGGTTTTGGCAGCAGCAGTTCGATAA
- a CDS encoding ROK family transcriptional regulator, protein MGRRLVRHQTVRPLEDRDAQGLSPEDIADHNGRTVSALLLREGPMTRQELAARLKLTEPAITGILQRLLSAGLVCKGNRQTTARYKAAEFSLVSSGAYGLGVEHCQNGGSLALCNLAGDMVLYQRFECDEALLAAIRQIVQAEIGFPAPIGVGVVMNAGRDDGLSAIFGELPSFTLSKPEAVLAGERLFGIGEPEGGLVVVLIDDQVQAGLIINGRFYRGTHGRAGAIGAMRPGLAEGTLDMMASAASYRAFIAAQGESEVDRWIEQAASRLLDGVVTIAGFISPGAMLLGGQLPADVIDRLIDKIAEARLGKERYFVPAAWIPPVRPLSFPDRDAAYGAAIAPFIELLLPKPN, encoded by the coding sequence GTGGGACGACGACTTGTAAGGCATCAGACGGTTCGGCCCTTGGAGGATCGCGATGCTCAGGGCCTCAGTCCTGAAGATATCGCAGATCATAACGGACGCACCGTTTCGGCGCTTTTGCTACGCGAAGGGCCGATGACGCGTCAGGAGCTTGCGGCAAGGCTTAAGCTCACCGAGCCTGCCATTACCGGCATTCTTCAACGGCTGCTGTCGGCGGGCCTTGTCTGCAAAGGCAATCGCCAGACTACCGCACGCTATAAAGCGGCGGAATTTTCGCTTGTGTCATCTGGCGCGTACGGTCTTGGTGTCGAGCATTGCCAGAATGGTGGTTCTCTTGCGCTGTGCAATCTCGCCGGTGATATGGTGCTTTATCAACGCTTTGAGTGTGATGAAGCCTTGCTTGCGGCTATCAGGCAAATTGTGCAGGCAGAGATAGGCTTTCCCGCCCCCATCGGTGTCGGGGTGGTAATGAACGCGGGCAGGGATGACGGGTTGAGCGCTATTTTTGGCGAATTGCCAAGCTTTACCTTGTCCAAACCCGAAGCGGTGCTGGCAGGGGAGAGATTGTTTGGCATTGGCGAGCCGGAAGGTGGGCTAGTTGTGGTCCTGATTGATGATCAGGTGCAGGCGGGTCTGATCATCAATGGCCGCTTTTATCGCGGCACCCATGGCAGAGCGGGCGCAATTGGTGCCATGCGTCCCGGCCTGGCGGAAGGAACGCTGGATATGATGGCGAGTGCTGCGTCTTACAGGGCTTTCATTGCCGCACAGGGTGAAAGCGAGGTTGATCGCTGGATTGAACAAGCCGCCAGCCGGCTTCTGGACGGTGTTGTCACCATTGCAGGTTTTATATCACCGGGAGCCATGCTACTGGGCGGACAATTGCCCGCCGATGTGATTGATCGGCTGATTGACAAAATCGCTGAAGCTCGGCTGGGCAAAGAGCGATATTTTGTGCCCGCAGCCTGGATACCGCCCGTACGCCCTTTAAGCTTTCCAGACCGTGACGCCGCTTACGGTGCTGCCATAGCACCGTTTATCGAACTGCTGCTGCCAAAACCGAATTGA
- a CDS encoding isoaspartyl peptidase/L-asparaginase family protein, which yields MSNTQRNPMALAIHGGCGVMNKADMPESEWQAARADLKRSLQAGWALLQRGASALDAVEAAVMVMEDSEHFNAGHGAALNTQGDHELDASIMDGNTLEAGAIAMARSIRNPICAARRLMHSGETVMLGASAADAFARQSGLPMVDQSYFTTDRRVKALVSLKAHAKAGTAAQASEAEKHGTVGAVALDSHGHLAAATSTGGFNNKPAGRIGDTAVIGAGTYARDGVVAVSGTGKGEFFIRHAVGHEIASRMRYLGENLDDACQHVIFTDLAPHQIGAGLVAVGADGSVTAPYNTAGMFRGWIGPDGRMVVASHDTLFEMHV from the coding sequence ATGAGCAACACCCAGCGAAATCCCATGGCCCTGGCCATCCATGGCGGCTGCGGCGTGATGAACAAGGCAGACATGCCGGAAAGTGAATGGCAAGCAGCACGCGCCGATCTCAAGCGTTCCTTGCAGGCCGGATGGGCGCTGTTGCAGCGAGGGGCATCCGCGCTGGACGCTGTCGAGGCTGCCGTGATGGTGATGGAAGATTCTGAGCATTTCAATGCGGGCCATGGTGCCGCCTTGAACACGCAGGGCGATCACGAGCTGGATGCCTCGATTATGGATGGCAACACCCTTGAGGCCGGGGCCATTGCCATGGCACGCAGCATTCGCAACCCGATCTGTGCCGCGCGCAGGCTGATGCACAGCGGTGAGACCGTGATGCTGGGGGCAAGTGCGGCCGATGCCTTTGCCAGACAATCTGGCTTGCCCATGGTAGATCAAAGCTATTTCACGACAGACCGCCGGGTAAAAGCACTGGTATCGTTAAAGGCCCATGCGAAAGCCGGAACCGCCGCCCAAGCAAGCGAAGCCGAAAAGCATGGAACAGTCGGTGCTGTGGCACTCGACAGCCACGGCCATCTGGCTGCCGCAACCTCCACCGGGGGCTTCAACAACAAGCCAGCCGGCCGCATTGGCGATACTGCTGTGATTGGAGCTGGAACCTATGCCCGGGATGGGGTCGTGGCAGTCTCTGGCACCGGCAAGGGCGAATTCTTCATTCGCCATGCCGTGGGTCACGAGATTGCCAGCCGCATGCGCTATCTCGGCGAAAATCTGGACGATGCCTGCCAGCACGTTATCTTCACCGATCTTGCCCCGCATCAGATCGGAGCCGGATTGGTGGCAGTTGGCGCAGATGGCTCCGTTACCGCACCATACAACACAGCGGGCATGTTTCGCGGCTGGATCGGCCCGGATGGGCGCATGGTTGTGGCTAGCCATGACACGCTATTTGAAATGCATGTCTAA
- a CDS encoding GlsB/YeaQ/YmgE family stress response membrane protein — protein sequence MSNESLLVFLLVGALAGWLAGLVVRGGGFGLIGDILVGIIGAFIAGWLFPRLGFSLGTGIVRAIVNATVGAIVLLLLLRLVRRA from the coding sequence ATGTCGAATGAGAGCCTGCTTGTATTTCTTCTTGTTGGCGCCCTTGCTGGATGGCTTGCCGGCCTGGTGGTACGTGGTGGCGGTTTTGGTCTGATCGGAGATATCCTTGTCGGTATCATCGGTGCGTTCATCGCCGGATGGCTCTTTCCCCGCCTCGGTTTCAGCTTGGGTACGGGCATCGTCAGAGCGATTGTCAACGCTACGGTCGGGGCGATCGTCCTTCTGCTGCTCCTCAGGCTCGTGCGCCGGGCATAA
- a CDS encoding methyl-accepting chemotaxis protein, with product MQPMQKLGASIAGMSGEHDKGDIDVRLPSEVFKGDFAVMAKGINDMVDGHIAVKKKAMACVKELGLGNFEAPLEQFPGKKVFINETIETLRANLKGLISEMNRMSIEHDKGDIDVFVPVEKFNGDFAVMAKGVNDMVAGHIAVKKKAMACIKELGEGNFAASLEQFPGKKAFINETIETLRANLKGLISEMNTMSIEHDKGDIDVFVPVEKFKGDFAAMAKGVNDMVISHITVKKKAMACIKELGEGNFEAPLEQFPGKKAFINQTIETLRGNLRAITTELQRLIGASTAGKLSERGAADHFVGDFAKLVSGINGMLDAIILPISEGNRVLRQVSFGDLTQHVDIECEGDHERMKNAINTMVDNLRNTAAIADQIASGDLTVEPEPLSDKDTLGIALVSMVERLRGVVADALSASQNVSAGSQQLSAGAEQLSQGATEQAAAAEEASASMEEMAANIKQNADNAAQTEKIARQSSKDAEASGEAVNRAVAAMRTIAEKISIVQEIARQTDLLALNAAVEAARAGEHGKGFAVVASEVRKLAERSQSAAAEISGLSGQTVQVATEAGGMLSRLVPDIRKTAELVSEISAACREQDIGASQINEAIQQLDKVTQQNAGASEEMSATSEELAAQAEELQTSIAFFKVDNAADVKVQASRNHPAKARPKSNIPTKPAAMAQMSKPGHSVAGQQARVKGWVLDMSMGGPDAEDSDFQERA from the coding sequence ATGCAGCCGATGCAGAAGCTCGGAGCATCTATCGCAGGCATGTCAGGTGAGCATGACAAGGGTGACATCGATGTCAGATTACCCTCAGAAGTCTTCAAGGGCGACTTCGCTGTGATGGCCAAAGGCATTAACGACATGGTCGATGGCCATATCGCGGTCAAGAAAAAGGCCATGGCTTGCGTCAAGGAACTTGGGTTAGGCAATTTTGAAGCGCCGCTCGAGCAATTCCCCGGCAAGAAGGTTTTCATCAATGAGACAATCGAAACATTGCGTGCCAATCTCAAAGGCCTGATCTCTGAAATGAATAGGATGTCGATCGAGCACGATAAGGGCGATATTGATGTCTTCGTGCCGGTTGAGAAATTCAACGGCGATTTTGCCGTGATGGCCAAGGGCGTCAACGATATGGTCGCAGGCCACATCGCGGTTAAAAAGAAGGCTATGGCCTGCATCAAGGAACTCGGCGAGGGCAATTTCGCAGCATCGCTCGAGCAGTTCCCCGGCAAGAAGGCTTTCATCAATGAGACAATCGAAACATTGCGCGCCAATCTCAAAGGCCTGATTTCCGAAATGAATACGATGTCGATCGAGCACGATAAGGGCGACATCGACGTCTTTGTGCCGGTTGAGAAATTCAAGGGCGACTTTGCCGCAATGGCCAAGGGCGTCAACGATATGGTCATCAGCCACATCACCGTCAAAAAGAAGGCCATGGCCTGCATCAAAGAACTGGGCGAGGGCAATTTTGAAGCACCGCTCGAGCAGTTCCCCGGCAAGAAGGCTTTCATCAATCAGACCATCGAGACGTTGCGTGGAAATTTACGGGCGATTACCACTGAACTTCAGCGCTTGATTGGGGCGTCTACAGCCGGCAAGCTCTCTGAGCGTGGCGCCGCCGATCATTTCGTCGGTGATTTCGCCAAACTGGTCTCCGGAATCAACGGCATGTTGGATGCCATCATTCTCCCGATCTCTGAGGGCAATCGCGTCCTTCGTCAGGTGAGTTTCGGTGATCTCACGCAGCATGTGGACATCGAATGCGAAGGCGATCATGAGCGCATGAAGAATGCGATCAACACTATGGTAGACAACCTGCGCAACACAGCAGCCATCGCCGACCAGATTGCCAGTGGCGACTTGACGGTCGAGCCGGAGCCGCTTTCAGACAAGGACACGCTGGGAATTGCTCTTGTGTCCATGGTTGAGCGCCTCCGCGGCGTTGTTGCCGATGCATTATCCGCAAGTCAAAATGTTTCAGCGGGTTCGCAGCAGCTCTCCGCCGGTGCAGAGCAGCTTTCGCAAGGTGCGACCGAACAGGCGGCGGCGGCAGAAGAAGCCTCTGCATCCATGGAGGAAATGGCGGCCAATATCAAGCAAAACGCTGATAATGCTGCTCAAACCGAAAAGATTGCCCGTCAATCATCAAAGGATGCCGAAGCGTCCGGTGAGGCCGTCAATCGGGCTGTGGCTGCGATGCGAACGATTGCCGAGAAAATTTCCATCGTGCAGGAAATTGCTCGACAGACCGACCTTCTCGCTCTGAATGCCGCCGTGGAAGCAGCCCGCGCGGGAGAACATGGCAAGGGCTTTGCCGTTGTCGCCTCTGAAGTGCGAAAGCTTGCCGAACGCAGCCAATCAGCCGCCGCTGAAATCAGTGGCCTGTCAGGACAGACGGTGCAGGTTGCCACGGAAGCGGGTGGAATGCTCTCACGTCTGGTTCCCGACATCCGCAAGACTGCCGAATTGGTCTCGGAAATCTCCGCGGCTTGCCGTGAACAGGATATCGGTGCTTCGCAGATCAACGAGGCAATCCAGCAACTCGACAAGGTGACACAGCAGAATGCTGGAGCCTCTGAAGAAATGTCGGCCACCTCAGAAGAACTCGCAGCGCAAGCCGAGGAGCTTCAAACCTCCATCGCCTTCTTTAAGGTCGACAATGCTGCTGACGTTAAAGTGCAAGCGTCACGCAACCACCCGGCGAAGGCCCGGCCCAAGAGCAATATCCCAACAAAACCAGCAGCCATGGCCCAGATGTCCAAACCCGGCCACTCCGTTGCAGGCCAGCAGGCTCGCGTAAAAGGCTGGGTGCTCGACATGTCGATGGGTGGGCCTGATGCTGAGGATTCCGACTTTCAAGAAAGGGCATAA